Part of the Nothobranchius furzeri strain GRZ-AD chromosome 2, NfurGRZ-RIMD1, whole genome shotgun sequence genome, ccttggttgtcccacaaaccgggacttttgtttaataacatgtttaatgtgcaataactgtaaaaactaatttcaacacacatacttattatacatatttaatcacgtaaatgtgtatttcatgtaaatttgtacatacatcaatctgattccattttacttgttacacttctgctgcagcaaacaaatttcccagcttttgggacaataaaacatttctgattctcaatgagatgtttttacatttgaagtaaaaacatctcattgagaaccagaaatgttttattgtcccaaaaactgggaaatatgacatttgtaagaggatactgatgacattatttcctatgaaagtttttcctatgtacttatctgttgtttttttatttatctactttaaagaggattaagactttcctgaggaacaccatgacacaggatgggctgaatgctcttgccatgctctccatggaaaacaagcttgtcacaaacattcctgacttcaataaaaagctcatcgagagctttgccactcagaaggacagaagggcaaaatttctgtacaaatgaggtatcacacacacacacacacacaaatgcatccacttgatctttgtataaagttgaccttggcacaacactccagaaatatttaacagtgtaaatttctggcattttgtctaagtagtgtttactaccattactgtaacagtgacctgctcataatttttcgtgttcactcaaatgttgaaattaaacaaaatgtttttgttacttgcctcttgcattgcctatttaccatttatggtcatgttattttatgtgcaatttaatgcagtatttttcaaccttggtccgcaaggcagcgtgccaatagtcagacacacctggattaatcagtttgtccaatgatgtaagacaagaaataaaagagctgtgcttaattcaggaaatagtgaagttgtgcagaaagcacaagtttgtttaaaaataaaaaaatagcacagccccaccaaaaatatttttcaccagccgccactgctttaGAACCCAACATGATGGTTCTATCTGCAGTGATGGAAGCAGTAAGAACTAATTCATCACAGAGAGAGTGAGTTCATTAGTTCTAGTTTCAGGCTGACGTCACAAACAGCTGTAGGTAACAAAAATCATGGATTACTCACCTGAGACCCAGAGGTTCACGGCTTTCTGTTTGATGATTTCTCCATCCTTGTAGACGGTGCAGATGTAAACGCCACTATCCTGCCACTGAAGGTTTCTCAGAGTCAGACTGAAGTCTCCAGTCTTCAGTAGGCCTTGATTCACCTCTACACGACCTCGATAATCCTCGTGCTGATCTCCAGGCTGTTTGTAGCCGTTCTCAAACGTATAGACCAGCTTTTCAATCCACACATGCTTCCAATCGACTTTATCCCAGTCAGGATGCTTGAGTTTGAAGTTCAGTGTGACAGACTCCGCCCCCACCTCCACTTGTTTAACATCTTTACCTGTAACAACCCAACAGGTGAAAACGTGATCTAATCAGTTAAGAACGAGAGCATTCAGCTTCAACAGAAACTCTCTTGTTGTCATAACTGGAAGttacagaaaaacaaacatgaaGATCACTAATGGTGTAATTCAGATTTTCTTCAGAATTACGTCGAAAGAAACTCAATATAATAATGGCAGAAATGTGTTTGTCCAATTTTAGTTTCAtcaaaaataaaactttattttataacatgctatttaaaAACATATCAGACCAAGGATGGTAGCATGGCCAGCTATGCCAGTGCAAAGGGCCTAGTAAGgttcccattcaaataaccccatgccctgagaattctaacaagggccaatcagctcTGAGCAGCTTATGTCACACACTGTGAcaatcagtttctcataaactatgaagatggcgtctgaagcgaAGTACACTGAGGCTCTTTCCTctattctaaatgacttggacatgttttTAAAACCAAAACAAGAAGAAGAGCTAAAAGCCTTTCGTGCCGTTGCCAGACGACATGTTTgacaacagtaaaaaaaaaaatacaggatTACagaatttccttcttttttctgatttgatatttttgagctggctagtccagcccctcatggtgctctctgcctctgagtatccagactctGTGCAGAATAGACAGAGGGCcagtctggctggccaggctacaagatggcgagatgggctggggtctccatgccctgggtggcattttggcaacagaggtgcctattggggccagtgggggagctggctcctggagggcttaggccaaccagccattcctccccatccccacacatttctcctcctgctcgctcacatcatcacacaaacatgcacattggaccttgggggtgggcaattcagggggtgcgggtattgaCCCCATttatgcattcctgtggcagcctgccccccaattttatttgcacattaaacacttccaccaacgacattccacgcaaacacacacacttagggtgagtgagcacactcaacggcatttggcaaggggatctttcagcctcatcccgagtgccggtgctcaCTTCCAATTTTAACTCAGACACAgtgggctgtggggggaagcggtcgtgtgtggttgcatcagctggcataggccagacgattccTGCACTGcttgctcaccacagccatggaatacacctcatcaacacacaacactatattggagcaggcggagggagactaggggtcttaacacacctctgttgtcacttggcttcctggggctggaggctaggagggagatccggccgtctagTTGGGGTCTggtgtggtgggttgctttgctcggcgttgggcaggggggcctgctcatcagcaccctagcagaaagggttgaactctgggaactggtgatggttgtaccctttgtgtagcagtaccgggaccagagtgaatagggtgtgtatggggagcatgagtgggtgtgtaGCAttgatttttgtaagtcttaggttgtatgtgtgtgtgtgagcacaagggagggagtgtgtgactgtgtatgactgtatatgtcaggtggggtcttggactcctcccctttcCTGGGACGtcttgtgctactacacatcttcgtcgctacatgcttggtaagtatgaggattgctgtaaagacactgacactagtcagtgactcgatgcaacttgctgggttccttatataagaagcTTTTTACAGATTGGCTTAattaactgacctgtattggaatgtttaccgtgCGAAGTGCCTCGAGATgactctataaataaaattggattggattggattggactcttgtcgtgacttggcgctttataaataaacttgaatcgaAAAAGATTTGTGCcataatcaggtttgttttctttacacaaaagaaaTTTTAGATTAGATATTACCCGGGGCGAAAACCCCATTTCACTTTCGGGGGGAACAGCTAGCCGGCCGGACTTTGGACATGCCAGATCTAGTTTGACCTGGTCACacagcagctgagatttgtggagaGGAGACTGAAGGTAGCAGATGTAGGTCATATACTTTTGGTTTAAAAAGAATGGCCTCTGTCTTATCATCAGCGTTAATTCATTTTAATGGAAATTCTCTGGAACGTCTGTCCCTTGCTTGCTCTGAATACAATTTCAAAACTTCCAAACACATTGACACTGAGCATGTCATTGTGATACTGAGgaaaaaaaacatcaaagaaGGCTTTTCTGTACAGTCAATGAGCACAATAGTACTTACACGTACTGTGTGAGTGGCCGTCAACCAAACCATACAGAATATTCAAATACTGTATTGGAGCAATAATGGGAGTATACAGGTGTGTAGGAGGCAGGACGTGATTCAAACACACCTAAGCACATTTCTAGGAAGAGTGCGAGTTATCATGCATGAATTGTGTGCacgtttgattaaaaaaataaataaagaaagaaatcagGAAAAAAAAATGGAGGACTCACCTTTGAACCAGAGTTCCACTAGTCTTTGTtggataatttttccatccttgtAGACGGTGCAGATGTAAATGTGTCCATCCTCGTAGCgaggcttcatcagagtcagactgaagtctccagtctccagtgCGTTTTTATCCCCCTTCACACGATCTTTATACCACGGGTGCTGATCTTCCAGCTGTTCTTGGCAGTTCTCAATCTTATAGAGCAACCTATCAGTCCTCACATGTCTCCACTCCACCACTTCCCCATCACGAGGATTTTCGAGGTTGAAGGGCAGTGTGACACAGTCCTGCCCTGCTTCTGCCTCCACCGTGTATAACAGTTGGTCTGAAATAGGAGAACAAATGAAGTGACACAAAAAGACTCAGACTGTAGCAGCTGGTTCTAACTGAACCTGAACCTGAACGGTTtacttttcggtaagtaaaattatatttatgcattttaggtcactgccgagctgagcttagattttaacatgtactgtttaaccatgaaatttaaatgtaatagggtgaaacgcagtgcatttaacataatgctgcactttagaaaatgggttgaaatataacatgttggtggagctgggttctgactatcggtattatccccttcccgcagctcggcgcatctctgatcgcagcagcgcctgtctgctgcacgggctgccgacttatggagctctcggatggaaaccgatgttttccacccggttctccccagcagtcagCCTGGTGTATCttggactcagaagctccggtgttctgcacagttaactccggttgtagctaggtagccacCTCCGTTagtttagctcccacctctgcgttagctttgggttagcttgtagctacatcgattCAGTTTGACGGGTGTAGTCGTTTGATCCCAGccctacagccccaccctcagctccacctcttttcccttttgtggaattgtctgggcttgacggaacctgtgacacggtcaaaatggtggtggtagccacctcccattttggcacaaaaacttattattggagcccatggacacgaattgtccagtatatatgtcgatggataTCACATGTCAATGGGTCTTTAAGATGAGAAAACACAGTTAGATTTTTGTTGACACTGGCAGCATCTTTCTCATCTGCTACACCTGACCAACAAACACAAAACATTGTGCTAATGCCCGCTACCGGTGCAGAGACCCAAGTAATAAGAGAGCATGCCACAGGATATCCACACCTGAGAGCTAAAAAGAACGCTATTTGCTACCTTTCTGAGTTTTAACAGGTTTAAGGAGGTGTACAAAGTGACTCAGAGATGAGCAGAATTGACACTCCATAAATGTGTTCATGAGTTCAGTCTTCAATAACGTCACTAGTTTATCTGCTATTAAAAGTGCCAATGAAGTCTTTAGCAGCAAAAACAACAACCTGCTGCTCAAGTGtcaaaagaacaaataaaatatttCGTTTAGTTGACTGTACCAAAATATAGTTGTATAACCTGTCTGATGTGTTTTTTATGATAGTTTTACAAAAACATTACTACTACTAAAATAAattactagggctgcacgatattaggaaaacctgcgatattcgataacagtgattaatgttGCAATATATATTACTTGCGCTAACTAaaaaactcaggaacaaaaataatcaaaagcaaagaaataaaaaaaatcataaaaatgagaaaagcaaaaaatgtgaggaaagggaaaaagaaaatgaacgagaaaaggcaatcagtggatcccgacaaaagcagaatcagcagaaagagcagaacaaagctaactcaggtgtttgctaaccattaaAATGAAGTGacatccgcctcgggggcgggcatctgacctatgagaacccacccaattggccaaatgggtgaagagctctatttgatttgtaaaaaaaacccaccatgcttctgtttgactgacagaatgcattgtgcgtagcaaacatttgaactgaccattcattgcgatatttatctgttcgttgcgatatgcatattgtgcttgctgatatcgcgataacgatatatttacgatatattgtgcagccctataaaTCACTAAATAAAGCAGAAGTCAAATGTCTGACAGGGTCAGAGAGGGCAGAAGCTGTTCTGTTCCACTGAAACATTAACAGACAGAAACACCGACATACCTTCAAAACTCTTTTTCATTTTTGTCTTCTGTATCTGACAGAAAAAGACGCCAACTCCAATGAAGAGGGCTATGATGACAACCAGTGCAGCAACAACATATGCAGGCCAGACTGGAGGGGGAGGAGGTGGTTCTGCAGTGAACACAAAATAATATGAACATGACAGGAAGCATTCCAGTGACATCACTTCCTGCTTGAGTGAGCCGAGTTTCAACATGTGATGtttcttttttgtgtgtgacTGCTCTGTCATCTAAATCCCCAATGAGTTTTGGCAGACAGCTGCTTTCACTGATCCAggatctgttggaggtttcttcttgttaaacgggggttttcctctccactgtcgctacatgcttgcttagtgtgaagATCTGCTGGGTTTCCCAGTCCATCAACAGCCTTTTAAATCTTTTTAGATGGATTTTGTTGGAACATAAAGTTTTTATAAAGGATGACAGTGATACTGCATGAATAAGTAGCTTAGAGTAGAAAAAGCAGATCAGTGCAGCTCAGAGCTGCTAATTCTGATGATCACAGACTCGGTTTTGGGGATTCTGTTTAATGACTGGCTGTGACTGTGGTACTGAAAATTGTTAATTGCTCCTTAATGTCAGGAAATTTTACTAAATCcttgaaaactgctgctgttagCCTATTTTAAAGGGAAGAAAATTAGATTCCTTATTAGTGATGAATACAGTAAGTACAGACCGATCTTTTATCTCTCTTTCATTGGGAAAATGCTGGTCactgtaatccaaaagggttcaaataaaggaaactggactactttggtttcttgaaggcaTTTCTCTTCTCatacgaggagctttgtcaattctaactggaatatgagagagtcaagcttataagcggtagctgtctattgttatcTAACGAGTCGAGACTACTCTGCTTGACCCTTCCTTTCAGTTAAGCAGACTGAAGACAAGACTGAAAATATTTTCTTTGGAAATAAAGATAGGATCGACGTTATTGCTAAACTTGCCTCCAGAGGGATGAAGACAAAAACTCAGGTTAGAAATCGAAGtttcataattgattcagacctgagcttcactggtcatattaaggctataaccacctcaggggtctcatgtccatAAAAAACCAAGAAAAACTCGTTcacgtgttcatctccagcaggatggacaattgcaatggtcttttgtctggtcttcccaaaataaaaaagcttaaataaataaaataaaataaaacacagcttattcagaatgctgtttCTATCtgtagtcttaacaagaactaagagaaccgagcacatcactcctgttcttaaaggaGCAAAATGTAAGAGTGAAGTaaaaattctacagtgaaataatgttTTGTAATTAAAAAACGGCCTAATGTTGGAATCATGTTGGAGGAGTGGTTACATTGAGATAGATTTCATTCTGAGCCGGCTGGAAGaatgtcagtttttcttctttcgaaTACGAGGGACATAGTTACTGCTTACATCCAGTGAGTTTGTGAGGTGGCAGAGGCTGCACTGATCTACCGCTGCGGCatcagcatttgtaatttgacaccttgGCGCCAAGAACAGCCGCCGGCtgttcaactgaccactacctggtggtgagttggctccgatGGTAGGGGAGGATGAGTGAGGGTGTGGATGAGATCTGGCTGGGTTTTTT contains:
- the LOC107396908 gene encoding uncharacterized protein isoform X2, translating into MLLLLLVLSHEPPPPPPVWPAYVVAALVVIIALFIGVGVFFCQIQKTKMKKSFEDQLLYTVEAEAGQDCVTLPFNLENPRDGEVVEWRHVRTDRLLYKIENCQEQLEDQHPWYKDRVKGDKNALETGDFSLTLMKPRYEDGHIYICTVYKDGKIIQQRLVELWFKGKDVKQVEVGAESVTLNFKLKHPDWDKVDWKHVWIEKLVYTFENGYKQPGDQHEDYRGRVEVNQGLLKTGDFSLTLRNLQWQDSGVYICTVYKDGEIIKQKAVNLWVSAREIKVEKGVESVRLCFKFKKLPDSSEVEWRNMWTNKLVWKFENGQEQPGDQHQDYQGRVEVTKDLLRTGDFSLTLKKPDYRDEGVYTCTVYKDKKELVKQKALHLWVIEHLTITERLYQFTEKIHPAPRQKGTAGGPNREEEVKTSLMQNIGSESV